In Sphingopyxis sp. 113P3, one DNA window encodes the following:
- a CDS encoding TonB-dependent receptor domain-containing protein has product MMTRTILLASAAAVATFATPALAQSGAATQSPAAEDAPNGSDIVVTGSRIRRQDLAGVGPATVVSAEQIENTGVVNIETVLQRLPANAGFAGNQTSAYWANNGYGTAQVNLRGLGIKRTLVLLNGRRLVAGGTGANSSPDLNMIPVAALARTDVLKDGASAIYGADAMAGVVNLVTRTDYEGLGLSVRQGITEKGDGSDFTADLLWGIRNDRGGFMAAVTYQKTKAVNMATRAPCSLAETTPGQLSCVNSASTIGGRAVLPNGQQINFNQVLGGNGNFFEPYSAAKHNFNSNPFLNAVSPVERVSTAFFADYDITDNIEAFGEFLYTFRKSNQIATPGTLRNLSIAASNPTNPTGQNIVLIQRRLAEPGPRQFFQETDTWQGTFGLRGKLSNDWGWEIAGAFGRNTAVDGSTNIANLERVANSLDTTKCSLAAGATIPCADYLGFGDLTPEVLDYILFTSRDRGGNELATVTADINGDLFKLPAGPVSFAAGVVYRKEKGWRDPDPLTVLGIANTNQQDPISGTSTAKEAYLELSVPVLADTPFFQSLTLDGAVRYSNYDLFGSDWNYKGSVDWVINDSFRLRGTYGTGFRIPNVPELFGGVSEGNLTTTDPCSRYSTSGNATLIANCQASGVPANYVQLGTTILTTVGGNENLKPESSTTWTVGTVITPKGLVPGLSLTADWFDIKIKDAIRAIPGSTKLSICYASQNLSHPFCEDFTRSPLTGEVTFLSAQPINTGREEMNGLDLGLVYNNNIGSVNVSLDVNLTYLNKYVVLPFPGGAPIDFDGFIGGGNGGYPKWRGYGVLTAEKDGVSATWSTQWIGKATDFNAAPGEIGYSTPNVFYHNLQVAYEIDEKTRFQLGVDNLFDRKAPYIQSFTDANTDTMTYDLLGRRFYVGFRTAF; this is encoded by the coding sequence ATGATGACCAGGACAATTTTGCTCGCCAGCGCCGCAGCGGTCGCGACCTTTGCAACACCGGCGCTCGCGCAGAGCGGTGCCGCGACGCAGTCACCCGCCGCCGAGGATGCTCCGAACGGATCGGACATCGTCGTGACCGGCTCGCGCATCCGCCGCCAGGACCTCGCGGGCGTCGGCCCGGCGACCGTCGTGTCGGCCGAGCAGATCGAAAATACCGGCGTCGTCAATATCGAGACCGTACTGCAGCGCCTGCCGGCCAACGCCGGTTTCGCGGGCAACCAGACCTCGGCTTATTGGGCGAACAACGGCTATGGCACCGCGCAGGTCAACCTTCGCGGCCTCGGCATCAAGCGCACCCTTGTGCTGCTCAACGGCCGCCGCCTGGTTGCGGGCGGAACGGGGGCGAACTCGTCGCCCGACCTCAACATGATCCCCGTCGCCGCACTCGCTCGAACCGATGTGCTGAAGGACGGCGCCTCGGCGATCTACGGCGCTGATGCGATGGCGGGCGTCGTCAATCTCGTCACCCGGACCGATTATGAAGGCCTTGGGCTCAGCGTCCGGCAGGGCATCACCGAAAAGGGTGACGGGTCCGATTTCACCGCCGACCTCCTCTGGGGAATTCGCAACGATCGCGGCGGCTTCATGGCGGCGGTCACCTATCAGAAGACAAAGGCGGTCAACATGGCGACACGCGCGCCCTGCTCGCTCGCCGAAACGACGCCGGGCCAGCTGTCGTGCGTCAACAGCGCCTCGACGATCGGCGGCCGCGCGGTGCTGCCGAACGGCCAGCAGATCAACTTCAATCAGGTGCTGGGCGGTAACGGCAACTTCTTCGAGCCGTACAGCGCTGCCAAGCACAACTTCAACTCGAACCCGTTCCTCAACGCGGTGAGCCCGGTCGAGCGCGTGAGCACGGCGTTTTTCGCCGACTATGACATCACTGACAATATCGAGGCGTTCGGCGAATTCCTTTACACCTTCCGCAAGTCGAATCAGATCGCGACGCCCGGAACGCTGCGCAACCTCTCGATCGCGGCGAGCAATCCCACCAATCCGACGGGGCAGAATATCGTCCTCATCCAGCGCCGCCTCGCCGAGCCCGGCCCGCGCCAATTCTTCCAGGAAACCGATACCTGGCAGGGTACGTTTGGCCTCCGCGGCAAGCTCTCGAACGATTGGGGATGGGAAATCGCGGGCGCCTTCGGCCGCAACACCGCGGTCGATGGTTCGACCAACATCGCCAATCTCGAGCGAGTGGCGAATTCCCTCGATACGACCAAGTGCAGTCTTGCTGCCGGTGCCACGATCCCCTGCGCCGACTATCTCGGGTTCGGCGACCTGACCCCGGAGGTTCTCGACTATATCCTGTTCACGTCGCGCGACCGCGGCGGCAACGAGCTTGCGACGGTCACCGCCGATATCAACGGCGATCTCTTCAAGCTGCCCGCAGGCCCCGTCTCCTTCGCGGCGGGTGTCGTCTATCGCAAGGAAAAGGGTTGGCGCGATCCCGATCCGCTGACGGTGCTCGGTATTGCCAACACCAACCAGCAGGATCCGATCTCCGGAACGAGCACGGCGAAGGAAGCCTATCTCGAACTGTCGGTGCCCGTTCTGGCCGACACACCCTTCTTCCAGTCGCTTACCCTCGACGGCGCGGTTCGCTACTCGAACTACGACCTGTTCGGCAGCGACTGGAACTACAAGGGGAGCGTCGACTGGGTCATCAATGACAGCTTCCGCCTGCGCGGCACCTACGGCACCGGCTTTCGCATTCCGAACGTCCCCGAATTGTTCGGCGGCGTCTCCGAGGGCAATCTGACGACCACCGACCCCTGCTCGCGCTATTCGACCAGCGGCAATGCGACACTGATCGCCAATTGTCAGGCGTCGGGCGTTCCGGCCAATTATGTTCAGCTCGGTACAACGATCCTGACGACGGTCGGCGGCAATGAGAATCTGAAACCCGAAAGCTCTACGACCTGGACGGTCGGCACGGTGATCACGCCCAAGGGGCTCGTGCCCGGCCTGTCGCTCACGGCGGACTGGTTCGATATCAAGATCAAGGATGCCATCCGCGCCATTCCCGGGTCGACCAAGCTCAGCATCTGCTATGCGAGTCAAAATCTCTCGCATCCCTTCTGCGAAGATTTTACGCGCAGCCCGCTGACCGGGGAAGTTACCTTCCTTTCGGCGCAGCCGATCAACACCGGTCGTGAAGAAATGAACGGCCTCGACCTCGGCCTCGTTTACAACAACAATATCGGCAGCGTGAACGTCTCGCTCGACGTCAACCTGACCTATCTCAACAAATATGTCGTCCTTCCCTTCCCGGGTGGCGCACCGATCGATTTCGATGGTTTCATCGGCGGCGGCAACGGCGGTTATCCGAAGTGGCGCGGCTATGGCGTGCTAACCGCTGAAAAAGATGGTGTCAGCGCGACTTGGTCGACGCAGTGGATCGGCAAGGCGACAGACTTTAATGCGGCTCCCGGAGAGATCGGCTACAGCACGCCGAATGTCTTCTATCACAACCTTCAGGTCGCCTATGAGATTGACGAGAAGACGCGCTTCCAGCTTGGTGTCGACAACCTCTTCGATCGCAAGGCCCCCTATATCCAGAGCTTCACCGATGCGAACACCGACACGATGACCTACGACCTGCTCGGCCGGCGCTTCTATGTCGGTTTCCGCACCGCCTTCTGA
- a CDS encoding amino acid ABC transporter ATP-binding protein translates to MTDASGHAAVSLRQVDKYYGAYHALRSIDLEIAPRERIVICGPSGSGKSTLIRCMNRLEVPDSGAVLIEGAKITDASREAVAALRAVGMVFQQFNLFPHKTVLENCTLAPVLLGGLSLPEAEARAISYLDKVRIGDQAGKYPGQLSGGQQQRAAIARALAMEPRILLFDEPTSALDPEMIKEVLDVMTALAGEGRTMVCVTHEMGFAREAADRILFMDQGQIIEDARPADFFAAPKSERARTFLEQILTH, encoded by the coding sequence ATGACCGACGCCTCGGGCCACGCGGCCGTCAGCTTGCGGCAGGTCGACAAATATTATGGCGCCTATCATGCCCTCCGCTCGATCGACCTCGAAATCGCCCCGCGCGAGCGGATCGTGATTTGCGGGCCTTCGGGCTCCGGCAAGTCGACGCTCATTCGCTGCATGAACAGGCTCGAGGTGCCCGACTCCGGCGCCGTCCTGATCGAGGGGGCCAAGATTACCGACGCGTCGCGGGAGGCCGTTGCGGCGCTCCGCGCCGTCGGCATGGTCTTTCAACAGTTCAATCTGTTCCCGCACAAGACGGTGCTGGAGAATTGCACCCTCGCGCCCGTCCTCCTCGGCGGCTTGTCTCTTCCGGAGGCGGAGGCGCGCGCCATATCCTATTTGGACAAGGTGAGGATTGGCGACCAGGCGGGCAAATATCCGGGGCAGCTCTCGGGAGGGCAGCAACAGCGGGCCGCAATAGCTCGCGCTCTGGCGATGGAACCCAGGATTCTTCTCTTCGACGAGCCGACATCGGCGCTCGATCCCGAGATGATCAAAGAGGTACTCGATGTGATGACGGCCCTTGCCGGCGAAGGACGGACGATGGTGTGCGTGACGCATGAAATGGGATTCGCGCGCGAGGCGGCCGATCGCATTCTTTTCATGGATCAGGGCCAGATCATCGAAGACGCAAGGCCGGCCGATTTTTTCGCCGCGCCGAAAAGCGAGCGCGCACGGACCTTTCTCGAACAGATACTTACGCATTGA
- the metC gene encoding cystathionine beta-lyase, protein MQDNHDRKWPGEPASPKGRAWQDPTRAVHGGPRPCDQRGLINPPVDRASTIIYDSVEAYMDRHQGLYDEVIYGLYGTRTTFALAEAVSELEGGCATVITSSGTSAIALALTAFVAGGDHLLVADCVYGPTRKFLTDVLARFGVEVEYFRPDIGAEIAGLCRSNTRLIYMETPGSQTFDMIDVPAITAVARSRGILTALDNTWATPLFFKPLAHGVDISLASATKYLSGHSDCLLGTMTAASDAVYRQLKDAAARWGNCASPDNCYLVHRGIRTLDARLERHQRTAATLIEWFAQQPEVVAVRYPAHPADPGHAIWKRDFTGASGLFGVQLDGLTPPETSAFFNEFSLFQLGSSWGGFESLAVPAWPAPIRDFPNGEADGALIRIHAGLEAPQDLIADLAAAFARVRALRGRGQAS, encoded by the coding sequence ATGCAGGATAATCACGACAGAAAATGGCCCGGGGAGCCGGCAAGCCCGAAAGGGCGCGCCTGGCAGGATCCGACGCGTGCCGTGCACGGCGGTCCCCGTCCGTGCGATCAGCGGGGCCTCATCAATCCGCCCGTCGACCGGGCCTCCACCATTATCTACGACAGCGTCGAGGCCTATATGGACCGGCACCAGGGTCTCTACGATGAGGTCATCTATGGCCTGTACGGAACGCGAACGACCTTTGCGCTCGCCGAGGCTGTCAGCGAACTTGAAGGCGGCTGCGCGACCGTCATCACCTCGTCCGGAACCAGCGCAATCGCGCTAGCCCTCACGGCTTTCGTGGCCGGGGGCGACCATCTGCTCGTCGCGGACTGCGTCTATGGGCCGACCCGCAAGTTTCTGACCGACGTTCTCGCGCGTTTCGGGGTCGAGGTGGAATATTTCCGGCCCGATATCGGAGCGGAGATTGCCGGGCTGTGCCGCAGCAACACCCGGCTCATCTATATGGAGACCCCGGGCTCGCAGACATTCGATATGATCGACGTCCCCGCGATCACGGCGGTTGCGCGCAGCCGGGGCATATTGACCGCTCTCGACAACACCTGGGCCACGCCGCTCTTCTTCAAGCCCTTGGCCCATGGCGTCGACATCTCGCTTGCTTCGGCAACCAAATATCTCTCGGGGCACTCCGACTGTCTGCTCGGCACGATGACGGCGGCCAGCGATGCCGTCTACCGCCAGCTCAAGGACGCGGCGGCGCGCTGGGGCAACTGCGCGAGTCCCGACAATTGCTATCTGGTCCACCGGGGCATCAGGACGCTCGATGCGCGCCTTGAACGCCACCAGCGCACCGCAGCGACGCTGATCGAATGGTTCGCCCAGCAACCCGAAGTGGTTGCGGTCCGCTATCCGGCTCATCCCGCCGACCCCGGCCATGCAATCTGGAAGCGGGATTTCACCGGTGCTTCCGGATTGTTCGGTGTTCAGCTCGATGGCCTGACCCCGCCCGAAACCAGCGCCTTTTTCAACGAATTCTCGCTATTCCAGCTCGGTTCGAGCTGGGGCGGCTTCGAAAGTCTCGCGGTTCCGGCGTGGCCCGCTCCGATCCGCGATTTTCCCAATGGCGAGGCAGATGGGGCGCTGATCCGCATTCACGCCGGCCTCGAAGCGCCGCAGGATCTGATCGCCGACCTCGCCGCAGCCTTCGCGCGGGTACGAGCGCTCCGCGGCCGGGGGCAGGCGTCATGA
- a CDS encoding ABC transporter permease subunit (The N-terminal region of this protein, as described by TIGR01726, is a three transmembrane segment that identifies a subfamily of ABC transporter permease subunits, which specificities that include histidine, arginine, glutamine, glutamate, L-cystine (sic), the opines (in Agrobacterium) octopine and nopaline, etc.) — protein MTHKHRRLAIAALPWLLIAGGLVVAYGLFATLADNLADRNIRTGFGFLFDRAGFAIGETLIAYAPGDSYAAALAVGLLNTLLISALGIIFSTLLGLAVCMARLSSNWLLARLSGLYIELVRNIPLLLQMFVWYAALLFGLPGPGPGAVGPFDLDNRGLHLPALSLADPGRPVFLIAIVACAILLGAVRRGAVRTRTALAFAGISLVPLLLWGGIDLPRAGRFGTVGGLSLSTEFLTLVASLSVYASAYLAEIFRGAILAVPAGQSEAAKALGLSPAQTMGRIVMPQALRIAIPPMTSWHLNTIKNSSLGVAIGYPEFVSVVDTVISQTGQAIEGVGLIVATFLLLSLSLSFVTGLYARQLGWSVAGQPGRSIQSAPLEPFPLRSATAWPSWIRRNLFRGGRQSILTIAILAMTAAFAGKGLSWLLFDATFAGGAADCRLASGACWPFLRENARLILFGTYPEAEQWRSAAAAAALLSCLAFSFVPRFWRSRLGLVWLGAIAVAVLLLRGGFAGLSYVPMEKWSGLPVTLLLASLAVVGAFPLAILLAFGRRSARRGIRWPSVAFIELVRGTPLIGVLFLAAVLFPLFVPSYLSIDSLPRVQLALIFFTAAYMAEVIRGGLLAVPVGQAEAAHALGLTKWQARRHILLPQALKVSVPGLVNTSISEVKNTTLVLIVGVFDLLQTTRLSYVEAQWRPYFAEAYLFTGTIFFLLCFSLSRLSMKIERKLNYAG, from the coding sequence ATGACTCATAAACACAGGCGGCTTGCCATCGCTGCGTTACCCTGGCTGCTGATCGCGGGCGGGCTTGTGGTCGCCTACGGCCTGTTTGCGACATTGGCGGACAATCTCGCGGACCGAAACATCCGGACGGGGTTCGGTTTCCTGTTCGACCGGGCGGGTTTCGCGATTGGCGAAACGCTGATTGCTTACGCGCCGGGCGATTCCTATGCCGCGGCGCTGGCGGTGGGTCTTCTCAACACGCTCCTGATATCGGCGCTCGGCATCATCTTCTCGACCTTGCTCGGCCTCGCGGTCTGCATGGCGCGCCTGTCGTCCAACTGGCTGCTTGCGAGGCTCTCCGGCCTTTATATCGAGCTGGTTCGCAATATTCCGCTGCTGCTCCAGATGTTCGTCTGGTACGCCGCGCTGCTGTTCGGTCTGCCCGGACCCGGCCCGGGCGCCGTCGGACCGTTCGACCTCGATAATCGGGGATTGCACCTCCCCGCGCTCTCCTTGGCCGATCCGGGACGGCCGGTCTTTCTCATCGCGATCGTCGCCTGTGCGATCCTGCTGGGTGCCGTGCGGCGAGGAGCCGTTCGCACGCGCACTGCGCTGGCCTTCGCCGGCATCTCCCTGGTGCCGCTCTTGCTGTGGGGCGGGATCGATCTGCCGCGGGCGGGGCGCTTCGGAACCGTCGGCGGATTGTCGCTCTCCACGGAGTTTCTGACGCTGGTCGCCAGCCTTTCGGTCTATGCCTCGGCCTATCTGGCCGAGATATTCCGCGGCGCGATCCTCGCCGTTCCCGCAGGGCAGAGCGAGGCCGCCAAAGCGCTCGGCCTGTCGCCCGCGCAAACAATGGGACGGATCGTGATGCCGCAAGCGCTGCGCATCGCCATACCGCCGATGACGAGCTGGCATCTCAACACGATCAAGAACAGCTCCCTGGGGGTCGCGATCGGATATCCCGAATTTGTCTCGGTGGTCGATACCGTCATCAGTCAGACAGGGCAGGCGATCGAGGGCGTCGGCCTGATCGTCGCGACCTTCCTGCTGCTTTCGCTATCCTTGTCGTTCGTCACCGGCCTCTATGCCCGCCAGTTGGGCTGGAGCGTCGCCGGGCAGCCCGGCCGGAGCATCCAGTCGGCGCCCCTCGAACCCTTTCCGCTGCGCTCGGCGACCGCCTGGCCGTCGTGGATACGGCGCAATCTGTTCAGAGGAGGACGCCAGTCGATACTCACCATCGCGATCCTCGCCATGACCGCGGCTTTCGCCGGCAAGGGGCTCTCGTGGCTGCTGTTCGACGCGACCTTCGCCGGGGGCGCGGCCGATTGCCGTTTGGCCAGCGGTGCTTGCTGGCCATTCCTCCGCGAAAATGCGCGGCTGATATTGTTTGGCACCTATCCCGAAGCCGAGCAGTGGCGGTCCGCAGCAGCGGCGGCCGCGCTGCTTTCATGCCTTGCCTTCTCCTTCGTCCCGCGATTCTGGCGCAGCCGCCTCGGGCTTGTCTGGCTCGGCGCAATCGCCGTGGCGGTACTTCTGCTACGAGGAGGATTCGCGGGCCTTTCCTATGTCCCGATGGAGAAGTGGAGCGGCCTGCCGGTCACATTGCTGCTCGCGAGCCTTGCGGTGGTCGGCGCTTTTCCATTGGCTATACTCCTCGCGTTCGGCCGCAGGTCGGCGCGGCGCGGCATTCGCTGGCCGAGCGTCGCCTTCATCGAGCTGGTTCGCGGAACGCCGCTGATCGGAGTGCTCTTCCTCGCTGCGGTCCTGTTCCCGCTGTTCGTGCCCTCCTATCTCTCGATCGACAGCCTGCCGCGCGTCCAGCTCGCGCTCATATTCTTCACTGCCGCCTATATGGCCGAGGTCATCCGGGGCGGCCTGCTGGCGGTTCCCGTCGGGCAAGCCGAGGCCGCGCATGCTCTTGGCCTCACCAAATGGCAGGCGCGGCGCCATATCCTGTTGCCGCAGGCGCTGAAAGTCAGCGTGCCGGGGCTGGTCAACACTTCGATCAGCGAGGTCAAGAACACGACGCTCGTCCTCATCGTCGGCGTCTTCGATTTGTTGCAGACGACCCGCCTCTCCTACGTCGAGGCGCAATGGCGACCCTATTTCGCCGAAGCCTATCTTTTTACCGGGACAATCTTTTTCCTCCTCTGTTTCTCCCTGTCCCGGCTCAGCATGAAGATCGAACGGAAACTAAACTATGCAGGATAA
- a CDS encoding amino acid ABC transporter substrate-binding protein encodes MNRSHASRRWLPALLAAGALLLGGCGREPAGTGGHEIAAAKGSTLARIRARGTLNCAIHTGQLGMSYLDKRGRWQGFFVDYCRALAAAVLGDARKVRFMPVASNKRFTIVQTGEADVLSRTTTWTLTRDTDLGVNFVGTMYYDGQSFLVPRRSGVRLPTDLDGASICITKGTTSELNTAEYFERKGLRFQSVVFENPEEAKLAFFAGRCDAMTTDAFTLTVIRLADTAHPDDYVVLPERLTKEPVGPVVRSDDEQWYEINKWVLNALFAAEEMGVTRANAARMRMASRDPEVRKMLGGLPGFGKSLGLDDDWAYRAIEATGNYGEIFDRHITPLGVERGQNKLYRDGGLIYPLPMR; translated from the coding sequence ATGAATAGGTCGCACGCATCGCGCCGCTGGTTACCGGCGCTGCTCGCCGCAGGCGCCCTGTTACTCGGCGGCTGCGGCCGCGAGCCCGCCGGCACCGGTGGGCATGAAATCGCCGCGGCGAAGGGATCGACGCTTGCGCGGATTCGCGCGCGCGGAACGCTCAATTGCGCAATTCATACGGGGCAGCTCGGCATGTCCTATCTCGACAAACGCGGACGCTGGCAGGGCTTCTTCGTCGATTACTGCCGGGCGCTCGCCGCTGCGGTCCTCGGCGATGCCCGCAAGGTCCGGTTCATGCCGGTCGCCTCGAATAAGCGCTTCACGATCGTGCAGACGGGCGAGGCCGACGTCCTGTCGCGGACGACGACATGGACGCTGACGCGCGACACCGACCTCGGGGTGAATTTCGTCGGCACCATGTATTATGACGGGCAGAGCTTCCTGGTGCCCCGGCGATCGGGTGTGCGGCTTCCGACGGATCTCGATGGCGCATCGATCTGCATCACCAAGGGGACGACCTCCGAACTCAACACCGCCGAATATTTCGAGCGCAAGGGGCTGCGTTTCCAGTCCGTCGTGTTCGAGAATCCCGAGGAAGCCAAGCTCGCCTTCTTTGCCGGGCGGTGCGACGCAATGACCACCGATGCCTTCACGCTGACGGTGATCCGCCTGGCCGACACCGCGCATCCCGACGATTATGTGGTGCTGCCCGAGCGGCTCACCAAAGAACCGGTCGGCCCAGTCGTGCGCAGCGACGACGAGCAATGGTACGAGATCAACAAATGGGTGCTGAACGCGCTCTTCGCTGCCGAGGAAATGGGGGTCACCCGCGCGAATGCCGCGCGCATGCGGATGGCCTCGCGCGACCCTGAAGTGCGCAAGATGCTCGGCGGCTTGCCCGGATTCGGCAAGTCGCTCGGCCTTGACGATGACTGGGCGTACCGGGCAATCGAGGCGACCGGCAATTATGGCGAAATCTTCGACCGGCACATTACGCCGCTCGGCGTCGAACGCGGACAGAATAAGCTCTATCGGGACGGCGGGCTGATCTACCCGTTGCCGATGCGATGA
- a CDS encoding LysR substrate-binding domain-containing protein, translated as MNLRHLEAFRAVMLSGSVTQAAQSLNLSQPAVSKMLAELEHQLGFQLFLRSRGSALTVTPEADAFFYEVERSFSGIAALKRVAEDIRNMATGTLRIAALPALAVSFLPRVIAAFRETHPGVTVQLQTRSSSTVRQWMANQQFDIGLATPARELPGIRMERFLRCPGACVLPAGHRLAVKDVIRPADLEGEPFISLALEDGVRHRIDRIFEDAGVHREMVIETQYAMTICALVMQGVGCSILNPVTAADYAERGLTIRDFAPEVHFEYMLFTPKLRPMSQVAAAFIAVLESHRDAMFGSDAS; from the coding sequence ATGAACCTGCGTCACCTCGAAGCCTTCAGGGCCGTGATGCTCTCGGGATCGGTCACCCAGGCCGCGCAGTCGCTCAACCTGTCGCAACCCGCGGTGAGCAAGATGCTTGCCGAGCTCGAGCATCAGCTGGGCTTTCAGCTCTTCCTGCGTTCGCGCGGCAGCGCGCTCACCGTGACGCCCGAAGCCGACGCCTTTTTCTACGAAGTCGAGCGGAGCTTCTCGGGCATTGCGGCCCTGAAGCGGGTAGCGGAAGACATCCGCAACATGGCGACCGGCACGCTCCGGATCGCCGCCCTTCCGGCGCTCGCGGTCAGTTTCCTGCCGCGTGTGATCGCGGCCTTTCGCGAGACACATCCCGGCGTCACCGTTCAGCTCCAGACCCGCAGTTCCTCGACGGTGCGGCAATGGATGGCGAACCAGCAGTTCGACATCGGGCTCGCGACGCCGGCGCGCGAATTGCCCGGCATAAGGATGGAGCGCTTCCTGCGCTGCCCCGGCGCCTGCGTTCTCCCTGCCGGCCACCGCTTGGCCGTCAAGGACGTCATCCGGCCGGCCGATCTCGAGGGCGAGCCCTTCATTTCGCTCGCGCTCGAGGACGGCGTGCGTCACCGCATCGACCGCATTTTCGAGGACGCGGGCGTCCACCGCGAGATGGTCATCGAAACCCAATATGCGATGACCATCTGCGCGCTTGTCATGCAGGGGGTCGGATGTTCGATTCTCAACCCCGTGACCGCAGCGGATTATGCCGAGCGGGGCCTTACGATCCGTGATTTCGCGCCGGAGGTCCATTTCGAATATATGCTCTTCACGCCGAAGTTGAGGCCGATGTCCCAAGTCGCTGCGGCCTTTATCGCGGTGCTCGAATCCCACCGCGACGCGATGTTCGGCTCCGACGCCAGCTGA